A single Entelurus aequoreus isolate RoL-2023_Sb linkage group LG11, RoL_Eaeq_v1.1, whole genome shotgun sequence DNA region contains:
- the LOC133659931 gene encoding uncharacterized protein LOC133659931 has protein sequence MTAASSNVSSPASCRSSPACLPCHLRKGGATRTRLHLRSAPGVWLMVGVVVVLAGMSVAVVGYVSAVPKPVGGRGGSHVERMKLSGPVVMGVGLFIFICAATLLYENRDREVHRLETSDDLEDLNGDLGWDDSEKDSFDSQEQWEERDGDQVSNQNWALYPPPLSLVQQNHEDIGKEGEDEKEKEGKSTLLARVQHHQEPSPQSSCGDTPLPPLPQSSAHVDFENCNTRTASVLLPEPLTSHRV, from the coding sequence ATGACAGCTGCCAGCAGCAATGTCAGTAGCCCCGCCTCCTGCCGCTCCTCACCCGCCTGCCTCCCATGTCACTTGAGAAAGGGCGGAGCCACCCGAACTCGACTGCACCTGCGCTCGGCCCCGGGCGTGTGGCTGATGGTGGGCGTGGTCGTGGTGCTGGCAGGGATGAGCGTGGCCGTGGTGGGTTACGTGTCCGCTGTGCCCAAGCCTGTGGGAGGACGCGGGGGAAGCCATGTGGAGAGAATGAAACTGTCCGGGCCCGTGGTCATGGGTGTGGGCCTCTTTATCTTCATCTGCGCCGCCACGCTGCTCTATGAGAACCGGGATCGAGAAGTCCACAGGTTAGAAACGTCGGATGACTTGGAGGACCTGAACGGGGATCTGGGCTGGGACGACTCGGAAAAGGACAGCTTCGACAGTCAAGAGCAGTGGGAAGAGAGAGATGGCGACCAAGTCTCCAACCAAAACTGGGCCCTCTACCCGCCTCCTCTGTCTCTGGTTCAACAGAACCATGAGGACATTGGGAAAGAAGGTGAGGACGAGAAAGAGAAGGAGGGGAAGTCAACTCTTCTGGCCAGAGTTCAGCACCATCAGGAGCCAAGTCCTCAGTCTTCCTGCGGCGACACGCCACTTCCTCCACTTCCTCAGTCCTCTGCCCACGTGGACTTTGAGAACTGTAACACAAGGACAGCTTCTGTTCTCCTGCCGGAACCTTTAACATCTCACAGGGTTTGA